TCCCTGTTTTAAGGTATTCTGATGTGTTACTCATGTTAGCGGAAGCAGAATTCCATGTTAATGGTGCAACTCCACTTGCTTATGAGGCGTTAAACCAGGTTAGAAGACGCGGTTTTGGTTTGAATCCTCAAACGCCCGTTACCTCGATATCTGTAGTAAGTGGTTTAACTTTAGCCACCGCTGGTAACACTGGTTATCTAACAGCAGGTGTAAATAACATTCCAGTGACCATTACTGGTGGCGGAGGTGCGGATGCGGCAGGAGAGGCATTAGTTGTTTATTCAGCTACGGCTTCGACAGCGAAGGTGACCGCATTAGCTTTAACAAAACCGGGAAAAGGTTATACAAGTGCACCAACGGTTACTATTGGTTCGGCCTGGACGGCCAGCACTATCTACGTAGTAGGAACACAAGTCTTTAATGGCAGTAATTTGTATACTGTTACAACAGCAGGGACCTCAACAGCTACCGCTCCTACACAAGCAAGTGGAGCTTCATCTGCTGCGGTAACAGGGGCGGTCTTTACTTATGCAGGAGCAAGAGCAACCGCTACCGCTACAATTGCAACCTCTGTGGTAGATTTTGCAGCATTGGATGACTTTCAGCAGGCAATAGAAGATGAGCGCGCAAGAGAACTTTGTTACGAGACTTTGAGAAGGCCGGATTTGATTCGTTGGGGGAAATGGGTGAAAACGATGAATGATTTAGGTTTAGATATGAAAGCCAATGCTGGTGCAACTTCTTATGGTGGATTAGCAGGATCAAGTATCACTGAGCGAAATTTGCTATACCCAATTCCTTCATCAGAAATATCTGTAAATAAAAACATGACACAAAATTCGGGCTGGTAATTGTATAAGAGCCATTAACCAATAAAAGAACTTATTTATGATCAATAGATATATAATAGTTACAGCAATTGCATTCACTTTTGCAAGCTGTAGTAAAGAAATAGAAGTAAAATCGCTTAATTTTGATGTTACCGCATCCAAAACCAACGGTGTGATTAGCAATACTTACACTACTTCAGATTCTTTGAATTTTGTTTTCAAGGGCAACCCTGACGTGATTACATTTTATTCCGGGGAAATTAGTCGACAGTATATTAATAAAGATAGAACATCTGCGGATGGAACGCCTGTTTTGCAGTTTACTTCGTTAAGGGCTAATGGAATGCAGCCAAATTCTCTGTCATTAATGGTGTCTTCTGATTTTAAGGGGATTGCATTAAAACCTGGTACAACAATTAGAGATACGGTTATTACGAATGCTAACATTGCAAATGCACAATGGTCAGATATTACTGATCAGGCAACTTTGTCGACCGGAGCAGCAACCACCTCAGGAGATATCAATCTATCTTCCTTTGCAAACTTAGGTAAGCCAGTATACATCGCGTTTAAATATGTAGCTACTGCAGGAACGATTCAAAATAAATGGACCATTACATTATTAACACTTACAAATAAGCTAGCAGATGAGTCAATTTATACGATAGGGAATCTGGGCGCGCCAAATACAGAAATTAAAAATTACAGTGCGATTACTTATAGTCCAGGTTGGTGGGTTTCTTATGATGAAACGAAAAACATGAATAAATATCCTTGGGTATTTACTGCAGGTACCAGCTTAGTCATTACTGGTGCCGCAACTGTAGGAGCGGCAACAGCTCCAACAGAAGCATGGGCAATCATGGGACCAATTAACTTAAAGAAAGTTAGTCCGGATGTTGGAGTAGGCCTTAAATCTATCTCCGCTAAATTGGAAAAATATCTATATAAATACCCATCAGTAACTCAGTCCGAACCAACTTTTGTAGCCTCAAATAATGTCGTTAATGGTTCTGCTACTGTAGTGAAAGCACTGTCAATAAAGGTAACTAAACCTTAATTTAAAAAGATAAATGCAGAAGGTACTAAAAGGTATTTTAATACTGATTTTCTTAGGTGGTTCCTTAGCTGCTCAAGAGGTTCGCGGACCAGGGGCGGATATGAAATGGTGGAAGGATGCTAAATTTGGCATGTTCGTGCATTGGGGACTTTATTCTGTCACTGCTGGGGAATGGAAAGGAAAACCATCAAAGGGGAATGAACATTTTATGTTATACGAGCGTATTCCTGTTAAGGAATACGCTAAAATAGCGGACGATTTTAATCCTGTTAAGTTTAATGCCGATGCCTGGGTTAAGCGTGCTAAAGATGCTGGGATGAAATACGTGGTGTTTACAAGTAAACATCATGACGGGTATGCCATGTACGACTCTAAGGCCAGTGACTATAACATTGGAAAGACTACAAAGTGGCATAGAGATCCAATAAAGGAACTTGCTGCTGCATGTAAAAAATATGGATTAAGACTAGGTCTATATTATTCGCTGGGCCGCGATTGGGAAGATCCTGATGTTCCAACAAACTGGCCCGAAAAAGCTGGGAGAAGTAATACCTGGGATTTTCCAAATGAAGATGGAAAGGTATTTGCCAGGTATTTTGAACGAAAAGTAAAACCACAGATTAAAGAGCTTTTAAGTAACTATGGTCCGATCGGTATCATTTGGTTTGATACCCCTGAGCTGATCAGTAAATCTGAAAGTCTGGAACTGGAACAGTTTATTCGGGGGCTTCAACCAAACTGCATTATTAACAGCCGCATAGGTAATGGACTGGGTGATTATCTAGTCTCGGAGCAGCAAATTTCAGCTACAAAGCTGTCGAAACCTTGGGAAGCTTGTATTACCATGAGTGGTAAGTGGAGTTATAACCGTTATGATAAAGCCTGGAAATCTCCGGAATTATTGATCAGGCAACTTGTTGAGATTGTGGGTAAGGGCGGGAACTTCTTGTTAAATGTAAATCCTGATGGGGCCGGTGAGTTTCCTGAACAGAGTATTCAAAATCTGCAAAGCATAGGGCAATGGATGAAGGTAAATCAGGAAGCAATTTATGGTACACAACCCTGGACGGTTACTAATGAGGTAGTTTCTGCAGCAACAGATGAAAAGCAAAAAAACGCCTCCGGATTGGTGGATACAGATAATGACAATACGGCTAAAACCACTAGTCCGGATATATACTTTACAAAAAAAGATCGGAGCATTTACGTTTATGCGCGCAGTTGGACTGCTCCCAATTTAATGGTTAAAAGCTTGAAAGCAGGAGCGGAGTCCATTAAGTCTATACAGCTTTTGGGTGCTAAAGACCGTATTGCATGGAAACAGGAAAGCAATCATTTATACATTGAAATGCCTAAAAAATTGCCTGCAGGAATACCTGTATACGTTTTTAAAGTAGATGTTATTTAACCTTTTTAGAAATCTTTTATATTCAAAAACACACAAATGAAATTAACCAATCTTAAAATGAAAAGACGCAACCTGTTGCTGGCATCAGCATTAGCAGTTTCTGTGACTGCATCATCATTCTTATTGCTCTCGCCAAAAACAGAATTGATTAAAAAAGATTTTACTGTTGCCGAAAAACAATATAGCCAAATGCTTAAAACGTCTAAGGATTTGACCCAATTCCCACGTACGACCAACACAGATGGGTCGGTAAAAACAACAGATATTTGGGACTGGACACAAGGCTTTTTTCCGGGAGGCTTATGGTATATCTATGAATATACGAAGAAGCCAGAGTGGAAAGCTGCGGCTACGAAGTGGACTGAGGCCCTTGAACAAGCACAATTTTTAACACAGCACCATGATGTAGGCTTTGTGATGTACTGTTCTTATGGTAATGCTTTAAGGTTTGAAAAAGACCCCAAAAAAATAGAACTATATCATAAGATCTTGATCCAATCGGCAGAGTCTGCATTGACCAGATTTGACCCTAAAGTGGGCTTGATAAAATCATGGAACCCTAAAATGTCATGGGATAAAAAGACCATGTGGCAATATCCGGTAATCATCGACAACATGATGAATCTGGAAATGCTTTGCTATGTTTCTAAATTAACCGGTAATCCTAAGTATAAGGATGTGGCAATAAGTCACGCTTTAAACACAATGAAGAATCATTTTAGACCTGATTTTAGTACTTATCACGTGGTAGACTACGCTCCAGATGGTACAGTGTTACACCAGCAAACCAATCAAGGTTATGCAGATAATTCAACATGGGCTAGAGGACAGGGATGGGCCATCTATGGTTTCACCATGATGTACAGAGAGACAAAAGACAAACGCTTTTTAGAAGCAGCAGAAAAAGCTGCAGATTTTTACATCAACCATCCTAATTTGCCAAAGGATAAAATTCCTTACTGGGATTTTAACGCCGAGCAAAAAGGTTATAACCCTGACTTTGACTATAATGCCAATAAATTATCCTACATCCCTCGCGATGCTTCGGCGGGATCGCTTGTTGCATCAGGGTTATTGGAGTTGAGTACTTTCGCTAAGGATGGTAAAAAATACTTTACTCAGGCTGAGCTGATGTTGAAATCATTGTCGGGTGATCAGTATCTAGCTAAACCTGGGACAAACTCTGGGTTTATCTTAAAGCATTCTGTAGGTAGTCTTCCTCATAAATCTGAAATTGACGTGCCTTTAATTTATGCAGATTATTATTTCTTAGAGGCGTTGTTGAGATACAACAAATTAAAGGGTTAAAATAACCATTCTCCTCAATCGCTGGATCTTTTGCCCTGAAAAAGGACAAAATTTCCTAGGCGCTTTCGGAGAAGGTAATTTTAATCTAAAGCAAGGTGGCCAGACATGTCTAAATGTTTGGCCACCTTTTTTTATGGGTATTTTTAGGGCTAATGTTATCTTAGCAAGGTATTAGGTGTTAATTAAAGCAATGAATAAACAAATTAGTGTATTTAATTGGAGTGGTGGCAAGGATAGTACCCTGGCCTTGCATCATATTCTACAAGATAAAAGTTTCGATGTTCGTTATTTATTGACTACAGTTAATGAAGCCTATAACCGGGTAAGTATGCACGGTGTAAGGGAAAGCTTGTTAATCGCTCAGGCCAAAAGTATAGGCATTCCATTGTATCAAATTCGTTTGCCCGAATCACCAGAGATGAAGGTTTATGAG
This is a stretch of genomic DNA from Candidatus Pedobacter colombiensis. It encodes these proteins:
- a CDS encoding DUF5017 domain-containing protein; amino-acid sequence: MINRYIIVTAIAFTFASCSKEIEVKSLNFDVTASKTNGVISNTYTTSDSLNFVFKGNPDVITFYSGEISRQYINKDRTSADGTPVLQFTSLRANGMQPNSLSLMVSSDFKGIALKPGTTIRDTVITNANIANAQWSDITDQATLSTGAATTSGDINLSSFANLGKPVYIAFKYVATAGTIQNKWTITLLTLTNKLADESIYTIGNLGAPNTEIKNYSAITYSPGWWVSYDETKNMNKYPWVFTAGTSLVITGAATVGAATAPTEAWAIMGPINLKKVSPDVGVGLKSISAKLEKYLYKYPSVTQSEPTFVASNNVVNGSATVVKALSIKVTKP
- a CDS encoding alpha-L-fucosidase, whose translation is MQKVLKGILILIFLGGSLAAQEVRGPGADMKWWKDAKFGMFVHWGLYSVTAGEWKGKPSKGNEHFMLYERIPVKEYAKIADDFNPVKFNADAWVKRAKDAGMKYVVFTSKHHDGYAMYDSKASDYNIGKTTKWHRDPIKELAAACKKYGLRLGLYYSLGRDWEDPDVPTNWPEKAGRSNTWDFPNEDGKVFARYFERKVKPQIKELLSNYGPIGIIWFDTPELISKSESLELEQFIRGLQPNCIINSRIGNGLGDYLVSEQQISATKLSKPWEACITMSGKWSYNRYDKAWKSPELLIRQLVEIVGKGGNFLLNVNPDGAGEFPEQSIQNLQSIGQWMKVNQEAIYGTQPWTVTNEVVSAATDEKQKNASGLVDTDNDNTAKTTSPDIYFTKKDRSIYVYARSWTAPNLMVKSLKAGAESIKSIQLLGAKDRIAWKQESNHLYIEMPKKLPAGIPVYVFKVDVI
- a CDS encoding glycoside hydrolase family 88 protein — encoded protein: MKRRNLLLASALAVSVTASSFLLLSPKTELIKKDFTVAEKQYSQMLKTSKDLTQFPRTTNTDGSVKTTDIWDWTQGFFPGGLWYIYEYTKKPEWKAAATKWTEALEQAQFLTQHHDVGFVMYCSYGNALRFEKDPKKIELYHKILIQSAESALTRFDPKVGLIKSWNPKMSWDKKTMWQYPVIIDNMMNLEMLCYVSKLTGNPKYKDVAISHALNTMKNHFRPDFSTYHVVDYAPDGTVLHQQTNQGYADNSTWARGQGWAIYGFTMMYRETKDKRFLEAAEKAADFYINHPNLPKDKIPYWDFNAEQKGYNPDFDYNANKLSYIPRDASAGSLVASGLLELSTFAKDGKKYFTQAELMLKSLSGDQYLAKPGTNSGFILKHSVGSLPHKSEIDVPLIYADYYFLEALLRYNKLKG